In Pectobacterium aroidearum, the following are encoded in one genomic region:
- a CDS encoding DUF3861 domain-containing protein, translated as MGNVYQITVEEKAEPQRTLSFEYSIHDDLFKILEKVDGKMDMTPEQTQAFIVGLKLFSEVMMQQRKHPLFKEFAAPFKEFMLNLKKQ; from the coding sequence ATGGGAAACGTCTATCAGATTACGGTGGAAGAAAAAGCAGAGCCGCAGCGCACGCTGTCGTTTGAATACTCGATTCACGATGACCTGTTCAAGATACTGGAAAAAGTTGATGGCAAGATGGACATGACGCCAGAACAGACTCAGGCCTTTATCGTCGGTTTGAAACTCTTCAGCGAAGTCATGATGCAGCAAAGAAAACACCCGCTGTTTAAGGAATTTGCCGCCCCGTTCAAAGAATTTATGCTGAATCTCAAAAAGCAGTGA
- a CDS encoding urea amidolyase associated protein UAAP1 — MTEIQTSTNTSTGRTPFDEEVIPGGGHTSFILKRGQILRIEDVEGGGNVGLLLFNAHQTSERLNLPDTLKGQHTARLTVGHCLYSDMGRVLAAIVTDTCGWHDSFGGVLNAQEVQEKYGQGRYQERRNDFFRNGMDNLLVEMGKWNLNLQDLLMTINLFSKVTVDEQGQFHFHANYAQAGDYIELYAPMDTLVVLTALQHPMDPHPTYAPRPIALTWSRAEGEDVAAYCRAFREENARAFHNTERFYL; from the coding sequence ATGACAGAGATACAGACATCGACAAACACATCGACAGGCCGAACCCCATTTGATGAAGAAGTCATTCCGGGCGGAGGACATACCTCTTTCATTCTCAAGCGCGGACAGATTCTGCGCATCGAAGATGTTGAAGGCGGCGGCAATGTTGGCCTGCTGTTGTTCAATGCGCACCAGACCAGCGAACGCCTGAACCTACCGGATACCCTGAAAGGGCAACATACCGCCAGGCTGACGGTCGGGCACTGTCTCTATTCCGATATGGGGCGCGTGCTGGCGGCGATCGTTACCGATACGTGCGGCTGGCACGACAGCTTTGGCGGCGTGCTCAATGCGCAGGAAGTACAGGAGAAATACGGGCAAGGGCGTTATCAGGAACGGCGCAACGACTTTTTCCGTAACGGCATGGATAACCTGTTGGTCGAGATGGGGAAATGGAACCTCAATCTGCAAGATCTGCTGATGACGATCAACCTGTTCAGCAAAGTCACCGTGGATGAGCAAGGGCAATTTCATTTTCACGCCAATTATGCTCAGGCGGGGGACTACATCGAGCTGTATGCGCCGATGGATACGCTGGTGGTGCTGACCGCCTTGCAACACCCGATGGATCCTCATCCGACTTATGCGCCGCGCCCGATTGCGCTTACCTGGAGCCGAGCGGAAGGCGAAGATGTTGCCGCGTACTGCCGTGCGTTCCGTGAGGAAAATGCACGTGCGTTTCACAATACCGAACGCTTTTATCTGTAA
- a CDS encoding putative urea ABC transporter substrate-binding protein, producing MNLSRLLGVCVLSLSALLSFPSQAAPKTQFNVCWTIYAGWMPWGFIGTQGIIDKWADKYGIKIKVTQLNDYVESINQYTAGQFDGCTMTNMDALTIPAAGGVDTTALLLGSFSAGNDGIVLKGKGKTLSDLRGMKVNLPELSVSHYLLVRGLETAGLRERDVTVVNTSDADIVAAFATRSVQAAVAWNPQLSAIKSQPDTTEVFQSGQIPGELIDMMVVNTQTLQDNPALGKALAGAWFEMMALMKAGDKPALESMAAASGTDLAGYQAQLKTTHLFYSAQDNLAFLTSSDLPNTMKRVADFSFDKGLLGAGAQSADFIGMTFPGQVTQGDRANVKLRFDDTFVRLAAEHKL from the coding sequence ATGAACCTATCTCGTTTACTGGGCGTTTGCGTCCTCAGTCTCTCAGCCTTGCTGAGCTTCCCTTCTCAGGCGGCGCCTAAAACGCAATTCAATGTGTGCTGGACTATCTACGCCGGATGGATGCCGTGGGGATTCATCGGCACGCAAGGTATTATTGATAAATGGGCCGACAAGTACGGCATCAAGATTAAGGTCACCCAGCTCAACGACTACGTCGAGTCGATCAACCAATACACCGCCGGACAATTTGACGGCTGTACGATGACCAACATGGATGCGCTGACTATTCCTGCCGCGGGCGGTGTGGATACCACGGCGCTGCTGCTCGGCAGTTTCTCCGCAGGCAACGACGGTATTGTGCTCAAAGGCAAAGGGAAAACGCTGAGCGATTTGCGTGGGATGAAGGTCAATCTGCCTGAACTCTCGGTCTCGCATTACCTGCTGGTGCGCGGTCTGGAAACCGCTGGCTTGAGAGAACGGGATGTCACGGTCGTCAACACGTCGGATGCCGATATTGTCGCCGCCTTCGCTACCCGCAGCGTGCAGGCGGCTGTCGCCTGGAACCCACAGCTTTCTGCAATCAAAAGCCAGCCGGACACCACGGAAGTCTTTCAGTCCGGTCAGATCCCCGGTGAGCTGATCGACATGATGGTCGTGAACACGCAGACGCTACAGGACAATCCGGCGTTGGGCAAAGCGCTGGCTGGTGCCTGGTTTGAAATGATGGCGCTAATGAAAGCGGGCGACAAACCGGCGCTGGAGTCAATGGCTGCTGCTTCCGGCACCGACTTGGCCGGCTATCAGGCCCAGTTAAAAACCACCCATCTGTTTTATTCCGCGCAGGACAATCTGGCGTTTCTGACCAGTTCGGATCTTCCTAACACCATGAAGCGCGTCGCGGATTTCTCCTTCGATAAAGGGCTGCTTGGCGCAGGCGCACAGAGTGCAGATTTTATCGGCATGACATTCCCCGGACAGGTCACACAGGGTGACCGTGCCAATGTGAAACTGCGCTTTGACGACACTTTCGTGCGTCTGGCCGCAGAGCACAAACTCTGA
- a CDS encoding metallophosphoesterase, whose protein sequence is MESRHVNPPLPVTQPLCRVALQCVRHSVKFTRYYTDITDKERKTSVFHIITGLIALYVIWRLVWRLRVSISVKRILAVLVLLASQHHLITRTFFGTMASPEVPAFVLMLLGWAFGALLIAAFLLLAIDLLGVASRFLFRPAGNVLLKNMALRGGIAVVAMGLAAIGVWEAVRVPEVRTVEVKLKQLPPELDGFRLVQLTDLHASRLLQRPWIATVVAQTNALKPDLTVITGDLADGTVSARHEDMEPLRNLTAPHGVFAIVGNHEYYVEYTQWVQRLNALGLRLLLNEHVSIGRDNATFVLAGITDRTAADFQQPLPDTGAALNGVSPNSAVVLLSHRPTGAKENARAGADLQLSGHTHGGQVLGMHWVTQLANEGYVSGSYDVDGMHLYVSNGAGLWNGFPIRLGKRAEITQFILRSSSL, encoded by the coding sequence ATGGAATCGCGCCATGTTAATCCGCCCCTTCCAGTAACACAACCTCTCTGCCGCGTTGCTCTGCAATGTGTGCGTCATAGTGTAAAATTTACGCGTTACTATACCGATATCACCGATAAAGAGAGAAAAACATCCGTGTTTCATATCATTACCGGGCTTATCGCCCTCTATGTTATCTGGCGTCTGGTCTGGCGCTTGCGTGTCAGTATATCCGTAAAACGCATACTGGCGGTGCTAGTGCTGCTGGCGTCACAGCATCATCTGATTACGCGCACGTTTTTTGGCACGATGGCGTCGCCGGAAGTGCCCGCGTTTGTCCTGATGCTTCTGGGCTGGGCGTTTGGCGCGCTGCTGATAGCCGCATTTCTGCTGTTGGCTATCGATCTTCTTGGCGTAGCGAGTCGTTTTTTATTTCGGCCAGCGGGGAATGTTCTGCTGAAAAATATGGCGCTGCGTGGTGGCATTGCCGTTGTGGCGATGGGGCTGGCGGCTATCGGCGTGTGGGAGGCGGTGCGTGTTCCTGAGGTTCGTACGGTAGAAGTTAAACTGAAGCAACTGCCACCCGAATTGGATGGTTTCCGGCTGGTGCAGCTAACCGATTTACATGCCAGTCGTCTGTTACAGCGCCCGTGGATAGCGACGGTGGTAGCCCAAACCAATGCGCTTAAGCCCGATCTGACGGTGATTACTGGCGATCTGGCCGATGGCACCGTGAGCGCTCGCCACGAGGATATGGAGCCGTTGCGTAACCTGACTGCGCCACACGGCGTGTTTGCCATCGTGGGCAACCATGAATATTACGTGGAATATACGCAATGGGTGCAGCGGCTGAACGCGCTGGGTTTGCGCCTGTTGCTCAATGAACATGTGTCGATCGGGCGCGATAATGCCACGTTTGTACTGGCGGGCATCACCGATCGTACTGCCGCCGATTTTCAACAGCCGCTGCCGGATACGGGCGCGGCGCTCAACGGAGTATCGCCAAATAGCGCCGTTGTTCTGCTTAGCCATCGGCCAACGGGGGCGAAAGAAAATGCGCGTGCCGGGGCGGATTTACAGCTCTCCGGCCATACGCACGGTGGTCAGGTGCTGGGCATGCACTGGGTGACACAGCTGGCGAATGAAGGCTATGTGTCTGGCAGCTATGACGTGGATGGCATGCATCTGTACGTGAGCAATGGTGCGGGGCTGTGGAATGGCTTTCCGATCCGCTTAGGGAAACGCGCCGAAATTACCCAGTTCATACTCCGTTCGTCTTCGCTGTAG
- a CDS encoding MarR family winged helix-turn-helix transcriptional regulator, giving the protein MMKALFALLESYKAQMQEQMKAHDISLDVVHIRLCKIIAMEGRITPQLLAKTVGRDKAQITRMVAELVKRDYVRKIDNPDDGRSVWLSLSDKGVAFTQVFLHQEKQIEAQMLQVLSPEEQATFSALLEKIAENRSAR; this is encoded by the coding sequence ATGATGAAAGCTCTTTTTGCCTTACTGGAAAGCTATAAGGCACAGATGCAGGAACAGATGAAAGCACACGACATTAGTCTGGATGTGGTGCATATCCGGCTATGTAAGATCATCGCGATGGAAGGGCGCATTACGCCTCAGTTGCTGGCGAAAACGGTGGGGCGAGATAAGGCGCAGATCACCCGCATGGTCGCGGAGCTGGTCAAACGCGATTATGTCCGCAAGATCGATAACCCGGATGATGGCCGCAGCGTGTGGCTCAGTCTGTCCGATAAGGGCGTCGCGTTTACGCAGGTTTTTCTGCATCAGGAAAAACAGATTGAGGCGCAGATGCTTCAGGTACTGTCACCTGAGGAACAGGCCACGTTCAGCGCGCTGCTGGAAAAAATAGCGGAGAACCGTTCTGCACGCTAA
- a CDS encoding urea amidolyase associated protein UAAP2 produces the protein MTLIASNKTPEEAVFRHVIPAGEPYLFEVKQGQTLRLLDLEGNQAVDTLFYRVGDPRERYDPQRTLRRQNSVYLTTGSVLYSNLGNPLLTIVADTCGRHDTLGGACAQESNTVRYALDRRYMHSCRDNFLCACLHDGRLNKKDIGANINFFMNVPVTAEGGLTFEDGISALGKYVEMRAETDVIVLISNCPQLNNPCNGWNPTPAEVLVWN, from the coding sequence ATGACGTTAATTGCCAGCAATAAAACGCCTGAGGAGGCGGTATTCCGCCATGTGATTCCTGCCGGAGAACCCTATCTGTTTGAGGTGAAACAGGGACAGACGCTGCGACTGCTGGATTTGGAAGGCAATCAGGCGGTGGATACCTTGTTCTATCGCGTCGGTGACCCGCGCGAACGCTACGATCCACAACGTACGCTGCGACGCCAGAATAGCGTCTATCTGACGACGGGCAGCGTGCTGTATTCCAACCTTGGAAATCCGCTGCTGACGATTGTCGCCGACACCTGCGGCCGCCATGACACGCTGGGCGGTGCCTGTGCGCAGGAAAGCAATACCGTGCGCTATGCGCTCGACCGACGCTACATGCATAGCTGTCGCGACAATTTTCTCTGCGCCTGTCTGCACGATGGCCGCCTGAATAAAAAGGACATTGGCGCGAACATCAATTTCTTTATGAATGTGCCGGTGACGGCGGAAGGCGGGTTGACCTTTGAGGACGGCATTTCTGCACTGGGGAAATACGTGGAAATGCGCGCTGAAACGGATGTCATCGTGCTGATCTCCAACTGTCCGCAGTTGAATAACCCGTGCAACGGCTGGAACCCAACGCCAGCGGAGGTGCTGGTATGGAACTGA
- a CDS encoding ABC transporter permease — MRLINRSPSRGGRLLLVLLPFVVLLVLYLVGSALRLEANPNDKLLPSLGQMAEAMQRMALTEDKRSGDYLFWLDTQASLVRLALGLGIASLLSLLFGIAAGAFPLFRASLSPLMTVLSMIPPLAILPILFIVFGLDELSKVMLIVIGVTPMLARDLEQRARNIPQETLIKAQTLGANSWVVVLRVILPQLLSRLLISLRLLLGAAWLFLISAEAISATAGLGYRIFLVRRYMAMDVILPYVVWITLLAWLMDMALRWLHRRWFPWSEESKA; from the coding sequence GTGCGCTTGATCAATCGCTCACCCAGCCGGGGCGGACGACTGTTGCTGGTTCTGCTGCCGTTTGTCGTGCTGCTGGTGCTGTACCTCGTTGGGTCGGCGCTGCGGCTGGAGGCTAACCCGAATGACAAACTCCTGCCGAGTCTCGGGCAAATGGCCGAGGCGATGCAGCGCATGGCATTGACCGAGGACAAACGCAGCGGTGACTACCTGTTCTGGCTGGATACGCAGGCCAGTCTGGTGCGCCTCGCGCTGGGGCTGGGGATCGCCAGCCTGTTGAGCCTGCTGTTCGGGATTGCGGCAGGGGCTTTCCCGCTCTTTCGCGCGTCGCTCTCGCCGTTGATGACCGTATTGTCGATGATCCCGCCGCTGGCGATTTTACCCATCCTTTTTATCGTCTTTGGCTTAGATGAACTTTCGAAAGTGATGCTGATCGTCATTGGCGTTACGCCGATGCTAGCGCGCGATCTCGAACAGCGCGCCCGCAACATACCGCAGGAAACGTTGATTAAAGCTCAGACATTAGGTGCGAACAGTTGGGTGGTGGTTCTGCGTGTCATTCTGCCGCAACTGCTGTCGCGGCTGCTGATTTCACTGCGGCTGTTGCTGGGCGCTGCGTGGCTATTCCTGATTTCTGCCGAAGCGATTTCAGCAACGGCCGGGCTGGGTTACCGCATCTTTCTGGTACGACGCTACATGGCGATGGATGTGATTCTGCCGTATGTCGTATGGATCACGCTGCTGGCATGGCTCATGGATATGGCGCTGCGCTGGCTGCATCGCCGCTGGTTCCCGTGGTCAGAGGAAAGCAAAGCATGA
- a CDS encoding ABC transporter ATP-binding protein, which translates to MSFIEIDNIWQEYGDHVVLERLNLNVEEGAFCTMVGASGCGKSTFLRLLLGQETPSRGEVRLEGKPLPAEPDASRGVVFQRYSVFPHLTVLENVVIGLEIPRSPWLGRLFGQHKQAARDRAARMLERVGLGHAMHKYPNQLSGGMQQRLAIAQAFIVQPRILLLDEPFGALDPGIRGDMHTLLLELWRETRLTVFMVTHDLPEGFHLGTRLLVFDKVRVDPHAPEAYGARITYDIPLNQERLATRQRALTPVPPVVSAAISPL; encoded by the coding sequence ATGAGTTTTATCGAAATCGATAACATTTGGCAGGAATACGGCGACCACGTGGTGCTGGAACGGCTTAACCTGAACGTTGAGGAAGGGGCGTTCTGCACGATGGTCGGGGCATCCGGCTGCGGTAAATCCACCTTTCTGCGCCTGCTACTGGGACAGGAAACGCCCAGCCGTGGCGAAGTTCGGCTTGAAGGGAAGCCGCTGCCCGCAGAACCGGATGCCAGCCGCGGCGTGGTGTTTCAGCGCTATTCGGTTTTCCCACATTTGACCGTGCTGGAAAACGTGGTGATAGGGTTGGAAATCCCGCGTTCCCCCTGGCTTGGCAGGTTATTCGGGCAACATAAGCAAGCGGCAAGAGATCGCGCCGCGCGGATGCTGGAGCGCGTCGGGCTTGGACACGCCATGCATAAATACCCCAACCAGCTTTCCGGCGGCATGCAGCAACGGCTTGCGATTGCACAGGCGTTTATTGTCCAGCCTCGCATCCTGCTGCTCGATGAGCCGTTTGGCGCGCTGGATCCCGGTATTCGCGGCGATATGCACACGCTGCTGTTGGAGCTGTGGCGGGAAACCCGCTTAACGGTTTTTATGGTCACCCACGATTTGCCGGAAGGTTTCCACCTCGGTACGCGTTTGCTGGTGTTCGACAAAGTCCGTGTCGATCCGCATGCGCCGGAAGCCTATGGCGCACGCATTACCTATGACATCCCGCTTAATCAGGAGCGTCTCGCTACGCGTCAGCGTGCGCTTACGCCAGTGCCTCCCGTGGTCAGTGCGGCGATATCCCCCCTTTAA
- the katG gene encoding catalase/peroxidase HPI yields the protein MDENKTKPAGKCPVMHGGNTATGSSNTDWWPNALNLDILHQHDTKTNPLGSDFSYRDALKTLDVDALKKDLHALMTDSQEWWPADWGHYGGLMIRMAWHSAGTYRTADGRGGGGTGNQRFAPLNSWPDNVSLDKARRLLWPIKKKYGNKLSWADLIILAGNIAYESMGLKTFGFAFGREDIWHPEKDIYWGSEKEWLAKSTGRYGSDDRTTLENPLAAVQMGLIYVNPEGVDGNPDPLRTAQDMRVTFSRMAMNDEETVALTAGGHTVGKTHGNGDASLLGKAPEGTDVGEQGLGWHNPTGSGKGRYTVTSGLEGAWTTHPTQWDNGFFHMLLNHEWELKKSPAGAWQWEPVFIKEEDKPVDVEDPSIRYNPMMTDADMALKVDPEYRKISERFYQDQAYFSEVFARAWFKLTHRDMGPKTRYLGPDVPQEDLLWQDPVPAGRTDYDVDVVKARIAESSLSISELVATAWDSARTFRGSDMRGGANGARIRLAPQKDWVGNEPERLARVLVVLENIAAATGASVADTIVLAGNVGIEKAAKAAGVNITVPFAPGRGDTTDALTDVESFDVLEPIHDGYRNWLKKDYAVSPEELMLDRTQLMGLTAKEMTVLVGGLRVLGTNYGGTKHGVFTDREGALTNDFFANLTDMKYTWKPYRKDLYEIRDRKTGEVKWTATRLDLVFGSNSILRSYAEVYAQDDNKEKFVNDFVAAWVKVMNADRFDLAE from the coding sequence ATGGACGAGAATAAAACGAAACCAGCCGGCAAGTGTCCGGTTATGCACGGCGGAAATACGGCTACTGGCTCATCAAACACGGACTGGTGGCCAAATGCCCTCAATCTCGACATTCTTCATCAGCATGATACCAAGACCAACCCGTTAGGCAGCGATTTCAGCTACCGCGACGCTCTCAAAACCCTCGATGTCGATGCCCTCAAGAAAGACCTGCATGCACTGATGACCGACAGTCAGGAGTGGTGGCCGGCGGACTGGGGTCACTACGGCGGGCTGATGATTCGTATGGCCTGGCACTCGGCGGGGACTTACCGTACAGCCGACGGTCGCGGCGGTGGCGGAACGGGTAACCAGCGTTTTGCACCACTCAACTCCTGGCCGGATAACGTCAGCCTCGATAAAGCGCGTCGTTTACTGTGGCCAATCAAGAAAAAATACGGCAATAAACTCAGCTGGGCGGATCTGATTATTCTGGCAGGTAATATCGCGTACGAATCTATGGGTCTGAAAACATTCGGTTTCGCCTTTGGGCGTGAAGATATCTGGCACCCGGAAAAAGACATCTATTGGGGTTCCGAAAAAGAGTGGCTGGCGAAAAGCACCGGGCGCTACGGTAGCGACGATCGTACCACGCTGGAAAACCCGCTGGCTGCTGTACAGATGGGGCTGATTTACGTTAACCCGGAAGGCGTCGACGGCAATCCCGATCCGCTGCGTACCGCACAGGATATGCGCGTGACCTTCTCCCGCATGGCGATGAATGATGAAGAAACCGTTGCCCTGACGGCGGGTGGACACACGGTAGGCAAAACCCACGGTAATGGCGATGCCAGCCTGCTGGGTAAGGCGCCGGAAGGAACGGATGTGGGTGAACAGGGCCTGGGCTGGCATAATCCGACAGGTTCGGGCAAAGGGCGCTATACCGTCACCAGCGGGCTGGAAGGTGCCTGGACAACGCATCCGACGCAGTGGGATAACGGCTTCTTCCATATGCTGCTGAATCACGAGTGGGAACTGAAAAAGAGCCCGGCGGGAGCATGGCAATGGGAACCTGTCTTCATTAAAGAAGAAGACAAACCGGTGGACGTTGAAGATCCGTCTATTCGTTACAACCCGATGATGACCGATGCCGATATGGCGCTGAAAGTTGACCCAGAATATCGCAAGATTTCCGAGCGCTTCTATCAGGATCAGGCTTACTTCTCCGAAGTGTTTGCCCGCGCGTGGTTCAAACTGACGCACCGTGATATGGGGCCGAAAACGCGCTACCTCGGCCCGGATGTACCGCAGGAAGATTTACTGTGGCAGGATCCGGTTCCGGCAGGCCGTACCGACTATGATGTCGATGTTGTCAAAGCACGCATTGCAGAAAGTAGCCTGTCCATTAGTGAGCTGGTAGCCACCGCATGGGATAGCGCTCGCACGTTCCGTGGTTCTGATATGCGCGGCGGTGCCAACGGTGCGCGGATTCGTCTCGCCCCGCAGAAAGATTGGGTAGGGAACGAACCGGAGCGTCTGGCGCGAGTGCTGGTCGTACTGGAAAATATTGCGGCCGCAACCGGGGCCAGCGTGGCCGATACCATTGTGCTGGCAGGTAATGTCGGGATTGAGAAAGCGGCGAAGGCAGCGGGCGTGAATATCACCGTGCCATTTGCGCCGGGACGCGGCGACACCACCGATGCCCTGACCGATGTGGAGTCTTTCGACGTTCTTGAACCGATCCACGATGGCTACCGCAACTGGCTGAAGAAAGATTATGCCGTGAGCCCGGAAGAGCTGATGCTCGATCGCACTCAGCTGATGGGGTTAACGGCGAAAGAGATGACGGTGCTGGTTGGCGGGCTGCGTGTGTTGGGAACCAACTACGGCGGCACGAAGCACGGCGTATTTACCGATCGTGAAGGGGCGCTGACGAATGATTTCTTCGCCAACCTGACCGACATGAAATACACGTGGAAGCCATACCGTAAAGACCTGTATGAAATCCGCGATCGTAAAACGGGTGAAGTTAAATGGACGGCGACGCGTCTGGATCTGGTCTTTGGTTCCAACTCCATTCTGCGTTCTTACGCCGAGGTTTATGCACAGGACGACAACAAAGAGAAGTTTGTGAATGACTTTGTTGCTGCCTGGGTGAAAGTGATGAATGCGGATCGCTTCGATCTGGCAGAGTAA